Below is a window of Calditrichota bacterium DNA.
TTGGCGGCGAATATGCTCGCGGCATTTTTGTTTGCCCCGATTGCCGGAAGTCTTGCGGACAAGTTCGGCATGCCGCGCGCGTTTATCTCGATTGCCGCGCTGCTCGACGGATTGTGTTTTGTGATTATGCCGCACGTGCCGGACTTTACGTCTTTGATGACTCTGCGGTTTATCGAAGGTGTGTTTCATATCGGGACGCTCTCGCTGCTGCTTGCAGTGGCCGGAGGTCGCAGTGGGAAACACGGGTCGTCGATGGGAGTGGTCGGTGCGGCGATCACGTTTGGCGTGGCACTGGGGTCGCCGATTGGAGGATGGCTCGGATCACATTCTCCGATGTATTCTTTGACACTCGGGGGAATTTTGTTGTTCGTGGTGGCCATCGGAACTTTGTTTTTGGATGTGCCGCATGAAGGACTGGCCCAACGGCAGCCGATTGGAAAAATTCTTAAGTTACTCACAGGCGAACCTAAATTGCGATTGCCGTATGTGTTCGCATTTCTGGACCGGTTTACGGTGGGATTTTTTGTGGCGTCGTTTCCGATTTTGGCGGCGACGAAATTTGAGTTTTCACCGGGACAGATCGGCGGACATATCGCGGCGTTTATGCTTACGATGGGACTTCTGTGTCCATTTGTGGTGAAACTCTCGAAGAAATTCTCGCAGACTCAATTGTTGTTGTGGGGATCGCTGACTTACGGAGTTTTCTTTGCGTCGGTGGGATTTGTGGAGCCGCCGCTCTTGATTGTGTGGATGTTCCTGCTCGGCGCGGCGTCGGCGGTGATGTTTATTCCGACTTTGCAGCTTTCGGCGGGATCGGCACCCTCGGGAAACATGGCTACGGCGATGGGTGGGTTTACCTCGGCGGGAGCATTCGGGTTTTTGATGGGGCCGATCATTTCGGGGGCTTTGCTGGCCGTGCTTGCCCGGACTTACGAAATCACCGTTTCCTACGGATTTGTCTTGTTTTTCGGGGGATTTTTGGAGGTTGTGGTGGCAGGTTTTCTTTTGATTAGAGGACTCGTGACCGTCAGATCGACGGCCAGATAGGCTTGCAGGTGTTGCCAGTCGGCAACTTAGGTCACACAAACTCTGCTAACTCACTATGTTTACGGGCTGTCATGGCCCGTCTTTTTTTATGGCTAACTTCAGGAATTTGAGTAGCTAAGAGTTGACTTTTCAGATGATATGTTCTAAATTAGCGCATTATCCTCATAGCATGTTTTGTCAAACAGGAGTTCGAGATGCGTCTAAGATTTGCTTTGTTAATAGTTTGCATGGTGCTGGTGGCGACGGCTGCGAAGGCGCAGTTTCAGGCCATTTTGATCAATGAAACCCAGCCCCTGCTTCAGTCCTGCGTGGACGGCACCCCGATTCCCGACGGTGCGACCATCCAAATTTTCTGGGACTCGCTGGGCAACGGTGTCACCGATGACGACCGCCAGCCGATTGAAGGCCCGGGCTTTCACCAAGTAAGTTTCAATCAGTTTGCTCTCAACGGCGTTGAACTCGGCATTGGACCGGGCTTGTTTGGCACAGACCCTGAGTTTGCAATGTTCAACGGCATTCCCAGTCCCGATGACAACACTGGCCATCCGCTTTACTGGTTGCGTGTTTGTGTGGATGATTCCGGAATTTTCTGGCGCAGCGATACATTCCGCGTTCACAGCGGACTCGACCAGTATTTCTTCGGTACGGGTCCGGGACAAATTCCGTTCACGTGTGAAACCGGCGTGTGCGGCGGCTGTCAATCTCCGAGCGATGTCACCAACCTTGCGGCGTCCACGACTTACTGCGACTCAATCGTGGTAACGTGGAGTCACGATATGGATAACATCTCCGGCTATCGTATTTTGATCGACGGAACGGGACAGTATGTTTGGGTGCAAAACCCGGCCACGCCGCGGTATGTCGACCTGACCAGCATTGGCGGTCAGGACCATACGTACCGTCTGCGGGCTTATCGTATCTGTGATACGGATACCGCATACTCGGCGACTCCGATTACCACAACGGGCCGCAAGCTGGTGTCTCCGCCGATGGCTTTGAACATGACCGCGTCGGATACGCTGTGCAACGTCGTGAATGTTCGCTGGACGGACAACACGGTACAGGGACTCGACTCGTTCCGTGTCTATCGTGACGGTGTTCGAATCGGCGCGGACAGCCGTCATACGACCGGCTACAACTTCCTGTTCCTTGACACGACCGTCGTGCCGGGCGTCACCTACCAGTACTGCGTGCGCGGCTATTCCGTCGCTTGCAGCACCGGTGCGGCGTCTTGCGACAACGGTATTGCGACGAGTTCCCCGGTGTGCACCGTCAGCAACGTGACGGTTGAAGGCACGTGCGACTCGGTTTGCATTTCGTGGTCGGCAGACTGCGACGAAGCGACGGGTTACCGTGTGCTCCGTAACGGCGCACTGGTGGGAACGGTCACCAATAACAACACGGAATTTTCATTCTGCCACCAACCGGGCGCGGGTTCGGTGGGTGTGTACCAGATTCAGCCGGTGAACGCGTGCGGCAACGGCACGGCTCAACCTGATCCAGGTGTTTCCGGTTCGAGACTTTCGGCTCCGAATTCGGTGCAGGGCATCGTTGCTTCAGATACGTTGTGCGACATGGTTTGCATTACGTGGAACAGAATGTCGAATATTGACTCGTTCCAGATTCGTCAAGAAACGACCCGTATCGGTGTCGTGATCACGACGGGCAACGACACGACGTTCTGCTTTGACGGTGCTGTTGCCGGAGAAACGCACACGTACACCGTGGTTGCTTACAACGAATGCGGCGCGGGCGCCGTGGCCGCGGGCAACCCGGGAACTCGCCGTGCACCGGGAACGGGCACAGCGTCGTTTGCGTTGGTGACTGCCGGTCCGCCGGATTGGACTTACTCAATGACCGTGAACAGCGGCTGTTTGAACACTGTTGTCATTCGTGACTTCTGCGAAAATACGACGGCGACGGCTCCGACCGGCTGGACGGTCAACGTTACCGACGATTCGATTATCTTCACGTCGACGGAAGCCTATGGCGCCATGGAAACCGTGAGCGGATTCCAACTGCACCACCCGACTTGTGACGGTGACGGTCGTTGGTCAAGCGGTCAGTCGGACGGCACGATTCGCGGACCGCTGCCGGTTGGAAACAACGCTCTGCTGCCGACGGAATACAGCGTGAACGTGTATCCGAATCCGTTCAACCCGCTGACGAACTTCAAGATTGCCGTTCCGCAAGCCGCGGAGACGCGAATTGTGGTGTTCAACGTGATGGGTCAGGTCGTGCGTGATATGAATCTCGGTCGTTTGCAAGCCGGATATCACACGGTGCAATTCGGCGGCGCCGAACTGCCTTCGGGTATGTACTTCGCTCGTATTCAGGCCGGAAACTTCCATTCGACACACAAGTTGATGTTGCTGAAGTAACCAGCGTAGACGCTGGACCCAATGTGCCAGCAGCCATTGAGGGTCTGGAGACCCGCAACGGCGATGTAAGCACCTCTTGCGCTGACGCAGGGGCCAAGTCGGTTGGTAAATATGAAGCGGGGCGAATCATTTGGTTCGCCCCGCTTTTTTGTGTTTAATACTGTAGCGCGTTTTACTTTATCAGGATCAATTTCTGCGTTATTGTGCGGCCGGGCGAATCGAGTCTTGCGATGTACACACCGGATGGATAGGCACTGCCGTCAAAGGAGACGGCATGAGTGCCGGCAGGATAGTATTGACTCACAAGAGTTGACAGTCTTTGTCCAATCAGAGTGTAAATGGAGAGTTTGATCTCTGCGGCCTTAGGCAAATCAAACGCGATGGTCGCCTCGGGATTGAACGGGTTAGGATAAATGCTAAGTGTGAAATTGGCAGGTGCGATGTTATGCGAATCGCCGGCATCGCCGGGGATTTCCATCGTGAACGAGCCTTGGCCGTTGCTGGACTCAACAGTATCTCCCATTGCAGCTGCTTTTACT
It encodes the following:
- a CDS encoding MFS transporter, producing MTRRLRIEPLLIFLTMLPVTGVVPILKTFVMDGFGVSEFWTHVFLAANMLAAFLFAPIAGSLADKFGMPRAFISIAALLDGLCFVIMPHVPDFTSLMTLRFIEGVFHIGTLSLLLAVAGGRSGKHGSSMGVVGAAITFGVALGSPIGGWLGSHSPMYSLTLGGILLFVVAIGTLFLDVPHEGLAQRQPIGKILKLLTGEPKLRLPYVFAFLDRFTVGFFVASFPILAATKFEFSPGQIGGHIAAFMLTMGLLCPFVVKLSKKFSQTQLLLWGSLTYGVFFASVGFVEPPLLIVWMFLLGAASAVMFIPTLQLSAGSAPSGNMATAMGGFTSAGAFGFLMGPIISGALLAVLARTYEITVSYGFVLFFGGFLEVVVAGFLLIRGLVTVRSTAR
- a CDS encoding T9SS type A sorting domain-containing protein is translated as MRLRFALLIVCMVLVATAAKAQFQAILINETQPLLQSCVDGTPIPDGATIQIFWDSLGNGVTDDDRQPIEGPGFHQVSFNQFALNGVELGIGPGLFGTDPEFAMFNGIPSPDDNTGHPLYWLRVCVDDSGIFWRSDTFRVHSGLDQYFFGTGPGQIPFTCETGVCGGCQSPSDVTNLAASTTYCDSIVVTWSHDMDNISGYRILIDGTGQYVWVQNPATPRYVDLTSIGGQDHTYRLRAYRICDTDTAYSATPITTTGRKLVSPPMALNMTASDTLCNVVNVRWTDNTVQGLDSFRVYRDGVRIGADSRHTTGYNFLFLDTTVVPGVTYQYCVRGYSVACSTGAASCDNGIATSSPVCTVSNVTVEGTCDSVCISWSADCDEATGYRVLRNGALVGTVTNNNTEFSFCHQPGAGSVGVYQIQPVNACGNGTAQPDPGVSGSRLSAPNSVQGIVASDTLCDMVCITWNRMSNIDSFQIRQETTRIGVVITTGNDTTFCFDGAVAGETHTYTVVAYNECGAGAVAAGNPGTRRAPGTGTASFALVTAGPPDWTYSMTVNSGCLNTVVIRDFCENTTATAPTGWTVNVTDDSIIFTSTEAYGAMETVSGFQLHHPTCDGDGRWSSGQSDGTIRGPLPVGNNALLPTEYSVNVYPNPFNPLTNFKIAVPQAAETRIVVFNVMGQVVRDMNLGRLQAGYHTVQFGGAELPSGMYFARIQAGNFHSTHKLMLLK